From Psychrobacillus sp. FSL K6-2836, a single genomic window includes:
- a CDS encoding PIG-L deacetylase family protein, with product MHLMIVGAHCGDGEIQAGAIAHKYAQAGYKVTFLHLTAGEKGAPAHLDVETYRMQKIEEAKKAAAILGGTSITLNHRDAELTFNEELVKEVATIFRKEKPDFVITHWVNSMHPDHALCQKIVQDAWLKASLPGFDLGGLPPHGLRRVFHSENWEDMEGYEPDIYVDVTDSFDAYLEALSCYWFIMNSTSFRYYDYYKALGTTRGCLGRTKYAQTLQNSKGLHVRREGHIPGFPIMKEV from the coding sequence ATGCATTTAATGATCGTTGGGGCGCATTGCGGAGATGGAGAGATTCAGGCTGGTGCAATTGCACACAAATATGCACAAGCGGGTTATAAAGTCACGTTTCTTCATTTAACGGCGGGAGAAAAAGGAGCACCTGCCCACTTGGATGTCGAGACCTATCGCATGCAAAAGATAGAGGAAGCAAAAAAGGCAGCAGCCATCTTAGGAGGCACGAGCATTACGTTAAATCATCGGGATGCAGAGCTGACTTTCAATGAAGAGCTAGTAAAAGAAGTTGCAACTATTTTCCGAAAAGAAAAACCAGATTTCGTCATAACACATTGGGTGAATAGTATGCATCCGGATCATGCTCTATGTCAGAAAATTGTACAGGATGCATGGTTGAAGGCTTCCTTGCCCGGTTTTGATTTAGGGGGGCTGCCACCACATGGACTCCGACGCGTATTCCATAGTGAGAACTGGGAGGATATGGAAGGATATGAACCTGATATCTATGTGGATGTCACGGATTCATTTGATGCATATTTGGAAGCTTTATCTTGTTACTGGTTCATCATGAACTCTACTAGTTTCAGATACTATGACTATTACAAAGCACTTGGTACAACACGTGGATGTTTGGGTAGAACAAAATATGCCCAAACCTTACAAAATTCAAAAGGGCTGCATGTTCGCCGCGAAGGGCATATCCCAGGATTCCCTATTATGAAGGAGGTATAA
- a CDS encoding DUF421 domain-containing protein, with product MDFFQSQETLTTIEWILRAVVAFFFLVVVAKVMGQRAISQLRLLDFVIALVIGNIIAHPLSDERLGLKGSVVTTIVLVSLYLCGIFLILKWPWFRKLITPPPINLVKDGEIIYKGLKKARISIDVLLEELREEKVEDVKKVALAIWEADGKISVFLDPKYNPITPANYQLVTEPFDLPKLIIKDGKLESKELKKINKDEEWVVSNLKIQYQTEIKYVLLGTIDNKENLKVFLYK from the coding sequence ATGGATTTTTTTCAAAGCCAGGAAACACTCACTACAATTGAGTGGATTCTACGGGCTGTTGTTGCATTTTTCTTTTTAGTCGTTGTAGCTAAGGTTATGGGACAGCGTGCCATCTCCCAACTAAGACTTCTAGATTTTGTGATAGCTTTAGTCATTGGTAATATTATTGCACACCCATTGTCTGATGAGAGGCTGGGGCTAAAAGGGTCCGTTGTTACCACAATTGTATTGGTTTCCCTATATCTTTGCGGTATTTTTTTAATTCTAAAATGGCCATGGTTTAGAAAGTTGATAACCCCTCCACCCATTAACCTTGTGAAGGACGGAGAAATCATTTACAAAGGATTAAAAAAGGCAAGAATCTCCATTGATGTATTATTAGAAGAACTTCGGGAGGAAAAAGTAGAAGATGTGAAGAAAGTTGCTTTAGCAATTTGGGAGGCGGACGGAAAAATTTCTGTATTTCTGGACCCAAAATATAATCCAATTACACCTGCAAACTATCAGCTAGTAACAGAGCCCTTCGATTTGCCAAAGCTAATCATAAAAGATGGAAAACTTGAATCAAAGGAATTAAAGAAAATTAATAAGGACGAGGAATGGGTAGTTTCTAACTTAAAAATACAATATCAGACGGAAATTAAATACGTTCTGCTTGGTACTATTGATAATAAAGAAAACTTGAAGGTATTTTTATATAAGTGA
- the nagZ gene encoding beta-N-acetylhexosaminidase produces the protein MSLHKKVGRLMIAGFKGITMSDEIKHLIHEYHIGGVILFGRNIGTPQEILDLTKSLQKEAKAAGYTSPLLICIDQENGVVRRLGEGTTIIPGAMLLGATHKPNHARNAGFMTGKELKALGINWNLAPVVDVNNNPENPVIGVRSFGENVQEVTTMAKNSMLGMQEAGIMTTLKHFPGHGDTSVDSHLDLPVIGHDLKRLHEIELVPFKDCIAAGADAIMSAHVYFPALEKESNTPATLSRSVISGLLRKELGFEGVITTDCMEMDAIAKGIGTVNGCVKAVEAGVDLVMVSHIHSLQEESILKMVEAVRNNTITEQQIDQSINRIERMISNYTSWDEIEKIQEVASFVGSQIHHDQMKTIYKDGITLVSREGKSIQANDRVLLIYPTNVYATMVEDKRYATLEMAEKLKKVHSQVDEIEVDPTRYEEVLENAIDKVNNYDHIVVLTLNAVQHGNQQKLVHQIIASGKPVDVVAIRSPYDASYFPQANRMICAFEFTQTAFEIVAEYLVGRTEINGKLPVTLF, from the coding sequence ATGAGCTTGCATAAAAAAGTGGGCCGATTAATGATAGCTGGTTTTAAGGGTATTACAATGTCGGACGAGATAAAACACTTAATTCACGAATATCATATTGGTGGTGTCATACTATTTGGGCGAAACATTGGCACGCCACAGGAAATATTAGACCTGACCAAAAGCTTGCAAAAAGAAGCGAAGGCTGCCGGATATACTTCTCCATTATTAATTTGTATTGACCAAGAAAATGGAGTGGTCCGCAGACTTGGTGAAGGTACAACCATCATCCCAGGAGCCATGCTACTCGGGGCAACTCATAAGCCAAACCATGCGCGAAATGCTGGTTTTATGACCGGAAAAGAATTGAAAGCACTTGGCATCAACTGGAACTTGGCGCCAGTTGTTGATGTAAATAATAACCCGGAGAATCCAGTCATTGGCGTGCGTTCATTCGGTGAAAATGTGCAGGAAGTGACGACGATGGCGAAGAATTCCATGCTTGGGATGCAGGAAGCGGGAATTATGACGACTCTGAAACATTTTCCAGGTCATGGAGATACAAGTGTGGACTCCCATTTGGATCTACCCGTGATTGGACATGATTTGAAGAGGCTGCATGAGATTGAACTGGTGCCATTCAAGGACTGTATCGCAGCTGGAGCAGATGCCATTATGAGTGCTCATGTGTATTTCCCAGCGCTTGAAAAAGAGTCAAACACCCCTGCAACGTTATCTCGCTCGGTAATTTCGGGACTTCTTCGGAAAGAACTAGGTTTTGAAGGTGTCATCACTACGGATTGTATGGAAATGGATGCTATTGCAAAAGGTATTGGAACTGTCAATGGATGCGTCAAGGCGGTTGAAGCGGGTGTTGACTTAGTGATGGTATCTCATATCCATTCCTTGCAGGAAGAATCTATCTTAAAAATGGTGGAGGCAGTCCGAAATAATACGATAACAGAGCAACAAATCGATCAATCAATTAATCGAATTGAACGAATGATTTCCAACTACACATCCTGGGATGAGATTGAGAAAATACAAGAGGTTGCTAGCTTCGTGGGTTCACAGATACATCATGACCAAATGAAAACCATTTATAAGGATGGAATCACATTGGTTAGTAGGGAAGGTAAGTCGATTCAAGCGAATGACCGAGTTCTATTGATCTACCCGACAAACGTTTACGCAACTATGGTCGAGGATAAACGCTATGCAACACTAGAAATGGCCGAAAAACTAAAGAAAGTTCACTCACAAGTGGATGAAATTGAAGTGGATCCAACCCGTTATGAAGAAGTGTTGGAAAATGCTATTGACAAAGTGAATAACTACGACCATATCGTGGTGCTGACACTTAATGCAGTGCAGCATGGAAACCAGCAGAAGCTCGTTCATCAAATAATCGCTTCCGGGAAGCCAGTGGATGTGGTAGCGATTCGTTCGCCTTACGATGCCTCTTACTTTCCACAGGCGAATCGTATGATTTGTGCATTTGAGTTCACGCAAACGGCATTTGAAATAGTGGCAGAGTATCTCGTAGGAAGAACAGAAATTAATGGGAAATTGCCCGTTACATTATTCTAA
- a CDS encoding anhydro-N-acetylmuramic acid kinase yields MRVCGLMSGTSLDGLDIAIADFSFVSDKLTYELKHFVTMDYPEELTAQLFKLMDPLAPLNHVSSMNMYLGELYAKLIKDSLVDSEIEYASIDLISSHGQTIWHEPIAASKREFARANTMQIGDISALAEYAGKPVIGDFRTRDMAAGGQGAPLVPFADQLLFQSSTNGRVLVNIGGIANITVLAPTPNGKEVLAYDTGPGNMIIDSFVSKFTGGKQSYDSNGELAKSGNIHLEWLNQLMENDYFSLPAPKSTGRELFGAAYAEKLWNQGDEYGCSAEDKIATVTMLTAKSLGLEIEQYIKSHDLKEVIISGGGVHNKTLLSYLTDMLPDQVKVKALDEIGFNSDAKEAFVFALLGYLGFQKVPNNLPSTTGAKRQTILGKIAW; encoded by the coding sequence ATGCGTGTTTGTGGATTAATGTCAGGTACATCCCTTGATGGACTTGATATCGCCATTGCTGATTTCTCGTTTGTTTCTGACAAGCTAACGTATGAACTGAAGCATTTCGTGACAATGGACTACCCAGAAGAATTGACAGCTCAGCTATTCAAGCTGATGGATCCACTAGCTCCACTGAATCATGTATCTTCGATGAATATGTATTTAGGAGAACTGTATGCAAAGCTTATCAAAGATTCTTTAGTAGATTCAGAGATTGAATATGCGTCGATAGATTTGATCAGCTCGCATGGACAAACGATTTGGCACGAGCCAATCGCTGCAAGCAAGCGAGAATTTGCAAGGGCCAATACCATGCAAATTGGCGATATTTCAGCCTTGGCTGAATATGCGGGTAAGCCGGTCATTGGTGATTTCCGAACACGAGATATGGCAGCTGGAGGGCAAGGAGCTCCGCTCGTACCATTTGCAGACCAGCTTCTTTTTCAATCGAGTACAAATGGGCGAGTGCTCGTTAATATTGGAGGAATTGCCAATATTACAGTGTTAGCACCCACTCCAAATGGCAAAGAAGTACTTGCATATGATACCGGACCGGGAAACATGATAATCGATTCCTTTGTATCCAAGTTTACCGGTGGTAAGCAGAGCTACGATTCTAACGGAGAACTAGCTAAATCAGGTAATATCCATTTGGAATGGTTGAACCAACTTATGGAGAATGATTACTTTTCATTACCTGCACCAAAAAGTACAGGAAGAGAGTTGTTTGGTGCTGCATATGCTGAAAAGCTATGGAACCAAGGAGATGAATATGGTTGCTCAGCAGAAGATAAAATTGCTACGGTCACTATGTTAACCGCTAAATCATTAGGTCTTGAGATTGAGCAATACATTAAGTCTCATGATTTGAAGGAAGTAATCATCAGCGGTGGAGGTGTCCATAACAAGACGCTCTTATCCTATTTAACTGACATGCTTCCAGATCAGGTCAAAGTGAAAGCACTAGATGAAATTGGTTTCAACAGTGATGCGAAAGAGGCTTTTGTATTTGCATTACTTGGTTATTTAGGGTTTCAAAAAGTTCCAAATAATTTACCCTCCACAACAGGAGCAAAAAGACAAACAATTTTGGGGAAAATTGCTTGGTAA
- a CDS encoding Crp/Fnr family transcriptional regulator: MKSILFKYMSKFTSLTKEQQQTIAEEIKIEEFKKGTILLRQGDVPTKCYFVLKGCIRQYSIDEKGKEVTSNFYTEEQAIAVFNNHKLDKSSEYTFVCLEDSVLVVGDLAIEQDMYTKYTQLEIMTRKMIEENFGKVQEEFATFISSTPEERFKTLLMKRPQLVDRVPQHQLASYLGITPESLSRIKKRLKIDNT; encoded by the coding sequence ATGAAAAGTATATTGTTTAAGTACATGTCTAAATTCACTTCTCTTACCAAAGAACAACAACAAACCATCGCTGAAGAAATAAAAATAGAGGAATTTAAAAAGGGAACAATCCTTCTTAGACAAGGAGATGTTCCCACTAAATGCTATTTTGTGTTAAAGGGATGCATAAGACAATATTCAATAGATGAAAAGGGAAAAGAAGTAACGTCCAATTTTTACACGGAAGAACAGGCAATTGCGGTTTTCAATAATCATAAACTTGATAAATCATCTGAATACACTTTTGTGTGTCTAGAGGATTCAGTATTGGTTGTTGGTGACTTAGCTATTGAACAGGACATGTATACCAAATATACTCAGTTGGAAATAATGACCCGAAAGATGATAGAGGAAAACTTTGGGAAAGTACAAGAGGAATTTGCTACCTTTATCTCCTCTACACCTGAAGAGCGTTTTAAGACATTATTAATGAAACGACCTCAACTAGTTGATCGTGTACCGCAACATCAATTGGCAAGCTATCTTGGAATTACTCCAGAGTCATTAAGTAGGATAAAGAAACGTTTAAAAATAGATAACACTTAA
- a CDS encoding serine hydrolase domain-containing protein yields MKDKVRAFLQQEIDKQVTPGAVIRIKHKGKVILEEAIGTNSLEDDRVTMTNRHVFDMASLTKVMVTLPVMLQLLEYGDIYLNDKVTRFLPGFGKNGKESITLRQLLTHSSGLIAHRPYFERKLTTPEVLAEILEEQLSYVSDTQVVYSDLGYILLMAVIEKVTGQPLEKYSKQHLFHPLGMMSTGYLPKYERTQYAPTEFLEHLGNHKYGIVHDDNTEFMGGISGHAGLFSTMEDVSNFTNMLENDGIYEGKQILHPEWLRKSRENFTPFSDESRGLGWQLKGRGLSPAGDLLSPTTYGHTGYTGTSIYIDPRRELTVTLLTNRVYFGRHDPIIRLRPRLHNLIVTNLTN; encoded by the coding sequence ATGAAAGATAAAGTGCGTGCGTTTTTACAACAGGAAATCGACAAACAGGTTACCCCAGGAGCGGTCATCCGGATTAAACATAAGGGGAAAGTCATTTTAGAAGAAGCTATCGGGACCAATAGTTTGGAAGATGACCGCGTAACAATGACCAATAGGCATGTGTTCGATATGGCGTCTTTAACAAAAGTGATGGTCACACTTCCTGTCATGCTGCAGCTCCTTGAATATGGAGATATTTACCTAAATGATAAAGTCACTAGATTTCTACCGGGCTTCGGCAAGAATGGGAAAGAAAGCATAACACTACGGCAGTTGCTGACGCATTCATCTGGACTAATTGCACACCGTCCTTATTTTGAACGGAAACTAACGACACCAGAAGTTCTCGCTGAAATTTTGGAGGAGCAACTTTCCTATGTATCTGACACGCAGGTCGTATATAGCGATCTTGGTTATATTTTGCTGATGGCGGTTATTGAAAAAGTGACTGGACAGCCACTCGAGAAATACTCCAAGCAGCATTTATTTCACCCACTCGGCATGATGAGCACAGGGTACCTGCCAAAATACGAGCGTACTCAGTATGCGCCGACTGAGTTTCTTGAACATCTAGGAAATCATAAATACGGGATTGTCCATGATGATAATACAGAATTTATGGGAGGCATTAGCGGTCATGCTGGATTGTTCTCTACGATGGAGGATGTCTCCAACTTTACAAACATGTTGGAAAATGATGGGATCTATGAGGGCAAGCAAATATTGCATCCAGAGTGGCTGAGGAAATCACGAGAAAACTTCACGCCGTTTTCAGATGAGAGCAGGGGTCTAGGCTGGCAACTAAAAGGACGGGGACTCAGTCCGGCGGGAGACTTGTTGTCACCCACCACCTATGGCCATACAGGCTATACCGGCACAAGCATATATATCGATCCAAGAAGAGAATTGACAGTTACATTATTAACTAATCGTGTGTACTTCGGTCGCCATGACCCAATCATTCGATTACGACCACGTCTACATAATCTCATTGTTACAAATTTAACGAATTAG
- a CDS encoding BadF/BadG/BcrA/BcrD ATPase family protein, with the protein MYVLGIDGGGTKTTAMVADINGTVYMKAITRGSNLNTMTPKEFEIVMSGLLLQLNVQNDEIYNQISICFAGMAGVGESGRDAEVADLLRKYLPKDIHIIIKNDALNALYAGTLGEVGIVQIAGTGSITFGVNDETKMVRSGGWGYLFDDEGSGFHLGNEALRAVFKEFDQRGPSTSLTTSFLEYFEVNLVPDIIGKVYGLEHPRSIIAPLSQLVVDAAIANDEIAKSIIAKACSEMMSSIHSCHDQLFEKNHATNIVLSGGVFTNADFFIDHFQQLAKEKLPNIRFKRALVSPVGGAVIAALLSQQVPINDRIVKHLNEEISS; encoded by the coding sequence GTGTATGTATTAGGGATTGATGGTGGAGGAACGAAAACAACAGCCATGGTTGCAGATATAAATGGAACCGTTTACATGAAAGCGATAACCAGGGGCAGTAATCTAAATACGATGACACCAAAAGAGTTCGAGATTGTGATGAGTGGTTTGCTGTTGCAGCTTAACGTACAAAATGACGAAATATACAATCAAATATCCATCTGCTTTGCTGGGATGGCGGGAGTTGGTGAAAGCGGAAGGGATGCTGAAGTTGCTGACTTGTTAAGGAAATATTTGCCGAAGGACATCCATATTATTATCAAAAATGACGCACTAAACGCTCTATATGCTGGGACATTAGGAGAGGTGGGGATAGTACAAATTGCCGGAACAGGATCGATTACATTTGGAGTAAATGATGAAACGAAAATGGTGCGCTCAGGTGGATGGGGTTATTTGTTTGATGATGAGGGCAGTGGTTTTCATTTGGGCAATGAAGCGCTTCGTGCTGTCTTTAAAGAATTTGACCAGCGTGGACCATCGACCTCATTGACAACTTCTTTTTTGGAATACTTTGAAGTGAATTTGGTCCCGGACATCATTGGAAAAGTCTATGGATTGGAGCATCCACGTTCAATCATTGCTCCGCTTTCCCAGCTAGTGGTAGATGCTGCAATTGCTAATGATGAAATTGCGAAAAGTATTATTGCTAAAGCGTGTTCAGAAATGATGTCTTCTATACATTCGTGTCACGATCAGCTATTTGAAAAGAATCATGCCACAAACATTGTGTTGTCTGGTGGTGTATTTACAAACGCCGACTTTTTTATAGATCATTTTCAACAATTGGCAAAAGAGAAGCTTCCTAATATTAGATTTAAACGAGCACTCGTATCCCCTGTTGGTGGGGCAGTTATTGCTGCTCTACTATCACAACAAGTCCCGATTAATGATCGAATTGTGAAGCATTTGAACGAAGAAATCTCAAGTTAA
- a CDS encoding DUF4386 domain-containing protein: protein MFIISLQKNVTNLRKAAITSGISLIIMAIAAGFSYGYIHGSLVVPGDISTTYHNIASSIMLFKAEIIGWVVVLLLDVIVAWSFYIFLKPVNQELAMLASWLRLTYAAILGIAILNLVFVLLVSNNASVTDHLQANVTLYLEAFEMIWSIGLIVFGVHLLVVGWIGFQSNSIPKIISILLVLGAIGYIGIHLSKTLLIEQNITTTLELVFYIPMIAGELGFGLWLLFKGGKVTINP from the coding sequence TTGTTTATTATTAGCTTACAAAAGAACGTTACAAATTTGAGGAAAGCTGCTATTACTTCCGGTATATCGCTTATCATTATGGCCATTGCTGCAGGCTTTTCTTATGGTTATATCCATGGTAGCCTTGTCGTACCTGGCGATATAAGCACGACTTATCATAATATCGCATCATCCATAATGCTTTTCAAGGCTGAAATAATAGGTTGGGTTGTTGTTTTACTCCTCGACGTAATTGTCGCCTGGTCATTTTATATCTTTCTAAAGCCGGTTAATCAGGAGTTAGCTATGCTTGCTTCATGGCTTCGTCTTACTTATGCAGCGATACTGGGAATTGCCATTTTAAATTTGGTATTTGTATTACTGGTCTCAAATAATGCATCAGTAACGGATCATCTTCAAGCAAATGTTACTTTATACTTGGAGGCATTTGAAATGATTTGGTCTATTGGCTTAATTGTTTTTGGTGTCCATCTACTAGTAGTAGGATGGATTGGCTTCCAATCAAATAGCATTCCTAAAATTATTTCTATCCTGTTAGTACTTGGTGCAATAGGCTATATTGGTATTCACCTGAGTAAAACCTTACTTATCGAACAAAATATAACTACAACACTTGAACTTGTTTTTTATATACCGATGATTGCAGGGGAGTTAGGTTTTGGATTATGGCTGCTATTCAAAGGAGGAAAAGTCACTATCAACCCATGA
- a CDS encoding SpoIID/LytB domain-containing protein, whose product MLKNLFKYAVVFAVIFALFVQGTVQNKASADMVAEPTIRIGVVPGVESLTVGAEGAFDVVDKATGVVLFSGLDEEVFVELGSTSTVQTNYRLQVSYTTSEAYVTDWVARAEAEGYPTYVEDYNDGYRLYIGEFAADASFTVRTAFKNEVVSKGLAASDSFWKIITIADGENELKVIHNGEEKITTNALQIIAPSKKVTINGTTYRGLAEVGFNSSGTLAGINELLTEEYLYGVVPRELPPVPYAELEAQKAQAIAARTYALSNLGKRSADGYDLLPTTSDQVYGGFEAEHQVSNDAVDETSGIVATYEGKLITAVFHSTSGGFTANNEDVWTSGATPYLRATHVAQKGNSLKYVPALDIYKLEEDGSESLRKVKKGDFEADWSKYYRWNFEWTSEEISQVLSTYYNTEVGKVLEINVTERSSSGRAAEIEFVTENGTFYEYKDRIRWALQYINANGSPAVLLSTLFIIEPVKDNVTGEVTGFKTNGGGWGHGVGMSQVGAVGMAEAGYTYDVILKHFYKGIDLETKY is encoded by the coding sequence TTGTTGAAAAATCTTTTTAAGTATGCAGTCGTTTTTGCAGTTATATTCGCTTTATTTGTTCAAGGAACGGTTCAAAATAAAGCATCTGCTGATATGGTGGCTGAACCGACGATTCGAATTGGGGTTGTACCAGGTGTAGAGTCATTGACTGTTGGAGCAGAGGGTGCATTTGATGTAGTAGATAAAGCTACTGGTGTAGTTTTGTTTTCAGGTCTAGATGAAGAAGTTTTTGTTGAGCTAGGGTCCACTTCTACCGTGCAAACCAATTATCGTTTGCAAGTTTCCTATACTACGAGTGAAGCATATGTGACTGATTGGGTAGCTCGCGCAGAAGCAGAGGGTTATCCAACATATGTGGAAGATTACAACGATGGGTACCGCCTGTACATTGGCGAATTTGCAGCTGATGCTTCCTTCACCGTACGAACTGCTTTTAAAAACGAAGTAGTTTCTAAAGGTCTTGCAGCGAGTGATTCTTTTTGGAAAATCATTACGATTGCAGATGGTGAAAACGAATTAAAGGTCATTCACAATGGGGAAGAAAAAATAACTACTAATGCGCTGCAAATAATTGCCCCATCAAAAAAAGTAACGATCAATGGGACAACTTATCGTGGACTTGCGGAAGTTGGATTTAATAGCAGTGGAACATTAGCAGGTATCAATGAATTATTAACGGAAGAATATCTATACGGAGTAGTACCACGCGAATTGCCACCTGTGCCATATGCTGAACTTGAAGCGCAAAAAGCTCAGGCAATTGCAGCCCGCACATATGCACTATCGAATCTAGGTAAACGCAGTGCAGACGGCTATGATTTGTTGCCGACAACCTCTGACCAAGTATATGGTGGATTCGAAGCTGAACATCAGGTTTCGAATGATGCAGTAGACGAAACAAGTGGAATAGTTGCAACCTATGAAGGTAAACTGATCACTGCAGTATTCCATTCTACAAGTGGTGGCTTTACTGCAAACAACGAAGATGTCTGGACATCGGGAGCGACACCTTATCTACGTGCTACCCATGTGGCACAAAAAGGGAATTCACTAAAATACGTTCCTGCATTGGATATATATAAATTGGAGGAAGACGGATCTGAATCACTAAGAAAAGTGAAAAAGGGAGATTTTGAAGCGGATTGGTCAAAATATTACCGATGGAATTTTGAATGGACCTCCGAGGAAATCAGTCAGGTTCTTAGTACGTACTACAATACAGAAGTCGGAAAAGTTCTTGAAATTAATGTAACGGAGCGTTCTAGCTCTGGTCGAGCAGCTGAAATTGAGTTTGTAACAGAAAATGGAACATTCTATGAATATAAAGACCGCATACGCTGGGCTCTTCAGTATATCAATGCAAATGGTAGCCCTGCTGTTTTGTTAAGTACATTATTTATTATTGAACCTGTAAAAGATAATGTAACAGGTGAAGTCACTGGCTTCAAGACAAATGGTGGTGGTTGGGGACATGGTGTCGGAATGTCTCAAGTCGGAGCAGTTGGTATGGCTGAAGCAGGCTATACGTATGACGTAATACTGAAGCATTTCTACAAAGGAATTGATTTGGAAACAAAATATTAA